One Leptolyngbya sp. 'hensonii' genomic region harbors:
- a CDS encoding hybrid sensor histidine kinase/response regulator → MYFSSLKEFAIPVPTCSQTTSLWMVLNTFIKENCECLVVVDHHQYPMGLIRLSRLTLHLFPQSIAEGEHLPLSMIRLHQSSQNSDPDHSGSNLQHTLLEAAPTILEPLTLLTHTSDFQQLSTQLLQQPEDPLPLALVDDGGVFLGLLDPLRLIKVVQRGRPPSPPEPKQILGTGLPPPVEKGLAQSLMLLLTELLDHFPMPLMLQTSTGRVVAQNPGWIQQVANFQDPAWIRQEAAICLEPNSNTELTQPLPGMRKERLRPQRSRAEATEIANASYQVSANLCQLGTEPNTCICTCTLKNGLEQVWQFTKIPLLQTISGVKKSYSDSFTLATLGLNPADPAVGVSAYPDLNLQENLWLVLAQDRTEQYQVARELTAKNADLIQLNRLKDEFLSCISHELRTPLTAVLGLSSLLKEPVLGKLNERQIRYAHLIHQSGRHLMAIVNDILDLTRMETGQLELLLEPVYIEEICKRACTYAQHLSISTTDRGTVEKGTSERPVLIEIEPTLKTLVADEARLHQMLGNLLSNALKFTEVDREVGLKVSPWEGWIAFTVWDKGIGIPEDKQHLIFQKFQQLENPMTRRFEGTGLGLVVTQRLARLHGGDVTFVSKEGQGSQFTLLLPPIPPQHNRDETNVQKRSLLPPQRYSNRLVLIVEGVPRYIDELGDQLSRLGYRVAIARSGTEALEKTRRLQPCIVFLNPLLPLLSGWDVLTLLKSDADTRHIPVVVTATRAEKEQADRHQADGFLSLPIRANALDQIVAQLMQQVWNTSAVQSGSSSLTILLLSTPGQALDTLGESLQFHQHRVLEVDDLEQAELMARVWKPDLIVVNAMVPEPDTYMEALSQQDFLVSLPVITLTNEMTQAANQVKKLSVFPCLAAPMATSAYGNHPDLPTLLQVIQVAAGVSWKPNILMIDPTLLVDEAFFSPGGADQAGALSAREWLQVLTHYIESAGFRGLIGSSWLEVLRQIQYQSIDLLLIYLRDEFHPTSQSSMQQILINTLRTLDRLEEKPPILVLDYRKQGEGKTGSPDSPEASIESENLLIQRVVTRVLSPSLSMHDLIDQIKAALSVSP, encoded by the coding sequence ATGTACTTTAGTTCCCTCAAAGAATTCGCCATTCCGGTTCCTACTTGTAGTCAAACCACCAGTCTCTGGATGGTGCTGAATACGTTTATCAAAGAGAATTGTGAGTGCTTGGTCGTTGTGGATCACCATCAGTACCCTATGGGCCTGATCAGGTTGAGTCGGCTGACGCTACATCTCTTTCCCCAATCTATCGCAGAGGGAGAGCATCTCCCCCTGTCCATGATCCGGTTACACCAATCTTCTCAGAATTCAGATCCTGATCATAGCGGTTCCAACCTTCAGCATACTCTGTTAGAAGCGGCCCCCACGATCCTTGAGCCCCTGACCCTGTTGACCCATACCTCAGACTTCCAGCAATTGAGTACCCAGCTCCTACAGCAACCAGAGGACCCATTGCCGTTAGCTCTGGTAGATGATGGGGGAGTCTTTTTAGGGTTACTCGATCCCCTGCGATTGATCAAGGTTGTGCAAAGGGGCAGGCCACCTTCTCCTCCAGAACCCAAGCAGATCTTGGGAACCGGTCTGCCCCCTCCTGTTGAGAAGGGTCTGGCCCAAAGTTTGATGTTGCTCCTGACAGAACTGCTGGATCATTTCCCCATGCCCTTGATGCTGCAAACTTCTACAGGGCGGGTTGTGGCTCAGAATCCAGGCTGGATCCAGCAGGTTGCCAACTTCCAGGATCCAGCCTGGATTCGGCAGGAAGCAGCCATCTGTCTAGAACCCAACTCGAACACAGAACTGACTCAACCCCTGCCAGGGATGCGCAAAGAGCGCCTGCGGCCCCAACGATCGAGGGCAGAGGCCACCGAAATTGCAAATGCTTCCTATCAGGTTTCAGCAAACCTCTGTCAATTGGGTACAGAGCCCAATACCTGCATCTGCACCTGCACCTTGAAAAATGGCCTGGAGCAGGTTTGGCAGTTTACGAAGATTCCCTTGCTCCAAACCATTTCGGGCGTAAAAAAATCCTACTCCGACAGCTTCACGCTGGCAACCTTAGGGCTCAATCCAGCAGACCCAGCGGTGGGGGTCTCTGCATATCCAGACCTGAATCTACAGGAAAATCTCTGGTTAGTTTTGGCCCAGGATAGAACTGAGCAGTACCAGGTGGCCAGAGAGTTGACTGCTAAGAATGCGGATCTGATCCAACTGAATCGCCTCAAGGATGAATTTTTATCCTGTATTAGCCATGAGCTGAGAACCCCCCTGACAGCAGTGTTAGGGCTATCCAGCCTATTGAAGGAACCGGTTCTGGGTAAGCTCAACGAGCGGCAGATCCGGTATGCGCACCTGATTCATCAGAGCGGTCGGCATTTGATGGCGATCGTGAACGACATCCTGGACCTGACTCGCATGGAAACTGGGCAGCTCGAGTTACTGCTGGAACCGGTTTACATTGAAGAGATCTGTAAACGGGCCTGTACCTATGCTCAGCATCTTTCAATTAGTACTACTGATAGGGGCACTGTCGAAAAAGGAACCAGTGAGCGGCCAGTCCTGATAGAAATTGAGCCGACCTTGAAGACCCTGGTAGCCGACGAAGCCCGGTTGCATCAGATGCTTGGCAATCTGCTGTCCAATGCCCTCAAATTCACGGAAGTGGATCGGGAAGTCGGGCTCAAGGTGAGCCCTTGGGAAGGCTGGATCGCTTTCACAGTCTGGGATAAGGGGATTGGCATCCCGGAAGATAAACAACATCTCATTTTCCAGAAATTTCAGCAACTGGAAAATCCGATGACCCGTCGGTTTGAAGGTACCGGTCTGGGTTTAGTCGTCACCCAGCGCCTTGCCCGTCTCCATGGCGGAGATGTCACCTTCGTCTCGAAGGAGGGGCAAGGCAGTCAATTCACCTTGCTCTTGCCCCCCATCCCCCCACAACACAATCGAGATGAGACGAACGTACAAAAGCGCTCCTTACTACCACCCCAGCGCTATAGCAACCGTCTGGTCCTGATTGTGGAGGGAGTGCCTCGCTACATTGATGAACTGGGTGACCAGTTAAGTCGGCTCGGGTATCGGGTTGCGATCGCCCGTTCTGGAACGGAAGCCTTAGAAAAGACGCGCCGATTACAACCCTGTATTGTGTTTCTCAATCCCCTGTTGCCCCTGCTCTCTGGATGGGATGTCCTCACCCTTTTGAAATCGGATGCAGATACCCGCCATATTCCGGTTGTGGTGACAGCAACCCGAGCCGAGAAGGAGCAGGCCGATCGGCACCAGGCCGATGGTTTCTTGAGCCTACCGATTCGGGCCAACGCCCTAGACCAGATTGTGGCCCAGCTCATGCAACAAGTCTGGAATACCTCCGCAGTCCAGAGCGGCTCCTCCAGCCTAACGATTCTGCTGCTCAGTACCCCCGGCCAGGCCCTGGATACTCTGGGTGAGTCTCTGCAATTTCATCAACATCGGGTGCTGGAGGTGGATGATCTGGAACAGGCAGAACTGATGGCACGGGTATGGAAGCCCGATTTGATTGTCGTCAATGCCATGGTGCCTGAACCAGACACCTATATGGAAGCGCTCAGCCAACAAGACTTTCTCGTCTCTTTGCCAGTGATTACCCTGACTAATGAGATGACCCAGGCCGCAAACCAGGTGAAGAAGCTATCCGTCTTTCCCTGCCTGGCTGCACCGATGGCAACATCTGCCTATGGCAACCATCCGGATCTGCCAACCCTGTTGCAGGTAATTCAGGTCGCCGCTGGTGTGAGTTGGAAACCCAATATTCTCATGATTGATCCGACGCTTCTGGTGGATGAGGCGTTCTTCTCCCCAGGAGGGGCTGATCAGGCCGGAGCCTTAAGTGCCAGAGAATGGCTGCAAGTTTTAACCCACTATATTGAGTCAGCCGGTTTCAGGGGTTTGATTGGGTCTTCCTGGTTAGAGGTGCTCCGACAGATTCAGTACCAGAGCATTGATTTATTACTGATTTATCTCCGCGATGAATTTCATCCAACCAGCCAATCTTCCATGCAGCAGATCCTGATCAACACACTCCGGACCCTGGACCGACTGGAGGAGAAGCCCCCCATTCTGGTGTTAGACTATCGGAAGCAAGGAGAAGGTAAGACTGGCTCTCCAGACAGCCCTGAGGCGTCGATCGAGTCAGAAAATTTGCTCATTCAACGGGTAGTCACCCGCGTCCTCTCTCCCTCCTTATCCATGCATGACTTAATTGACCAAATCAAGGCAGCCCTATCGGTTTCGCCTTAA
- a CDS encoding circadian clock protein KaiA, translated as MQPQLCICTLISSDKLAQSLLQNLGQDSHSITSFRSQRELLDFIEQRGQVDCLILEGREVVAQVLAQLSALQILLPTVVLVEALNTAQKQLANSADNPDVQPSRSLDDPAENALEKRAQEFSKEPSESVFASHAAVIYVPANCLDQISDFLHRAITQFLQILPSVDAFHLPVPSEASSQPTSSPSLMPQHQRLAQKLKERLGYLGVYYKRNPEIFFRNLSPEEKQEFLDQLKLDYKEIILSYFTKDPTQLNQEIDAFVNTAFFTDISVSQIVETHMEIMDEFSKQLRLEGRSEEILLDYRLTLIDIIAHLCEMYRRSIPRES; from the coding sequence TTGCAGCCCCAACTTTGTATTTGTACACTCATTAGTTCCGATAAATTGGCTCAATCACTGTTGCAGAACTTGGGTCAAGATTCGCATTCCATCACTTCTTTTCGAAGTCAGAGAGAACTGCTTGATTTTATTGAACAACGGGGTCAGGTAGATTGTTTGATCCTGGAAGGTCGAGAAGTTGTGGCTCAGGTCCTAGCCCAGTTGAGCGCTCTCCAGATTCTATTGCCGACGGTTGTCCTGGTGGAAGCGCTGAACACGGCTCAAAAGCAACTTGCCAACTCAGCCGACAATCCTGATGTTCAGCCTAGCCGATCTCTTGACGATCCTGCAGAAAACGCGCTTGAAAAACGGGCTCAGGAATTCAGTAAAGAGCCGTCTGAATCAGTATTTGCAAGTCATGCGGCTGTGATCTACGTGCCAGCGAATTGCCTTGATCAAATTTCTGATTTTCTCCACCGGGCTATTACCCAGTTTTTGCAGATTCTCCCCAGTGTTGATGCATTTCATCTTCCTGTTCCTTCTGAAGCCTCTTCTCAACCCACAAGTTCACCATCTCTCATGCCGCAACACCAGCGTTTAGCCCAAAAACTAAAGGAGCGATTAGGGTATCTGGGTGTGTATTACAAGAGAAATCCTGAAATTTTCTTTCGCAATTTGTCTCCGGAAGAGAAACAAGAATTTCTAGATCAATTGAAGTTGGATTACAAAGAGATTATTCTTAGCTATTTCACTAAGGATCCAACCCAGCTTAACCAGGAGATCGATGCTTTTGTAAATACTGCATTTTTTACTGATATTTCTGTGTCGCAAATTGTTGAAACGCACATGGAGATCATGGATGAATTTTCCAAGCAATTGAGATTAGAAGGAAGAAGTGAGGAAATTCTACTGGATTATCGATTGACTTTGATTGATATAATTGCTCACCTGTGTGAGATGTACCGTCGCTCTATTCCCAGGGAAAGTTAA
- the kaiB gene encoding circadian clock protein KaiB: MSPSKKTYILKLYVAGNTPNSVRALKTLNEILENEFQGVYALKVIDVLKNPQLAEEDKILATPTLAKILPPPVRRIIGDLSDREKVLIGLDLLYDELREDEPRS; this comes from the coding sequence ATGAGTCCTTCAAAAAAAACGTACATTCTCAAGCTCTATGTTGCGGGAAATACACCTAACTCTGTGCGGGCTTTAAAGACTCTCAACGAAATCCTAGAGAATGAGTTTCAGGGCGTGTATGCACTCAAGGTAATTGATGTTTTGAAGAATCCACAACTGGCTGAGGAAGATAAAATTCTAGCCACCCCAACCCTCGCTAAGATTTTGCCGCCTCCAGTCCGTAGAATTATTGGTGATTTATCCGATCGAGAAAAAGTCCTGATTGGTCTAGACCTTTTATATGATGAACTCCGAGAGGATGAACCACGCAGTTAA
- the kaiC gene encoding circadian clock protein KaiC has translation MNQDSQPKKKEEPQLTGIQKIRTLIEGFDDISHGGLPVGRTTLLSGTSGTGKTLVAVQFLYNGIVNFDEPGIFVTFEESPTDIIKNAYSFGWDLQSLIDDGKLFILDASPDPEGQDVVGNFDLSALIERIQYAIRKYKARRVSIDSVTAVFQQYDAASVVRREIFRLVARLKQVGATTIMTTERVEEYGPVARFGVEEFVSDNVVIVRNVLEGERRRRTIEILKLRGTTHMKGEYPFTITNQGVNIFPLGAMRLTQRSSNVRVSSGVKTLDEMCGGGFFKDSIILATGATGTGKTLLVSKFIQDACLRGDRAILFAYEESRAQLSRNAYSWGIDFEEMEQKGLLKILCTYPESAGLEDHLQIIKSEIAEFKPSRIAIDSLSALARGVSNNAFRQFVIGVTGFAKQEEITGFFTNTTDQFMGSNSITDSHISTITDTILMLQYVEIRGEMSRAINVFKMRGSWHDKAIREYTISEDGPEIKDSFRNFEGIISGSPTRVTVSEKTELSRIVKGVQEKIGEDGETLKGISQEGINPS, from the coding sequence ATGAATCAGGATAGTCAACCTAAGAAAAAAGAAGAACCCCAATTAACCGGAATCCAAAAAATTCGGACCCTGATTGAGGGATTTGACGATATCAGTCATGGGGGTCTACCGGTGGGTAGAACGACCCTGCTCAGTGGCACCTCTGGCACTGGAAAAACTCTGGTGGCAGTCCAGTTTCTCTACAATGGTATTGTCAATTTTGATGAACCTGGTATCTTCGTCACATTCGAGGAATCCCCTACCGACATCATCAAGAATGCCTATAGCTTTGGCTGGGATCTGCAAAGTCTGATTGATGACGGCAAGCTGTTCATTCTGGATGCCTCTCCAGATCCAGAAGGCCAGGATGTGGTGGGTAATTTTGACCTATCTGCTTTGATTGAGCGGATTCAATATGCCATTCGGAAATATAAGGCGAGACGGGTCTCGATTGATTCGGTCACGGCGGTGTTTCAGCAGTATGATGCAGCCTCAGTGGTGCGGCGGGAGATCTTCCGTCTGGTGGCTCGTCTGAAGCAGGTCGGGGCGACCACGATCATGACCACGGAGCGGGTGGAGGAATATGGTCCAGTGGCCCGCTTTGGGGTGGAAGAATTTGTCTCTGATAACGTAGTGATTGTTCGTAATGTCCTGGAAGGCGAACGGCGGCGGCGCACGATCGAAATCCTCAAATTGCGGGGCACCACCCATATGAAAGGGGAATATCCTTTCACCATTACCAACCAGGGGGTCAATATCTTTCCGCTGGGGGCGATGCGGCTGACCCAGCGATCGTCCAATGTACGGGTGTCCTCTGGGGTCAAAACCCTGGACGAAATGTGTGGCGGTGGTTTCTTCAAAGATTCGATCATCCTGGCCACCGGCGCAACCGGGACTGGCAAAACTCTCCTGGTCAGCAAATTTATCCAGGATGCTTGCCTCCGGGGCGATCGAGCTATTCTATTTGCCTATGAAGAATCCCGAGCCCAACTCTCCCGCAATGCCTACTCCTGGGGCATTGATTTTGAGGAGATGGAACAAAAGGGCCTGCTGAAAATTCTCTGTACCTATCCGGAATCTGCTGGTCTGGAAGATCACCTCCAGATTATCAAGTCGGAAATCGCTGAGTTCAAACCCTCCAGGATTGCGATCGACTCCCTGTCAGCTCTGGCGCGCGGGGTGAGTAACAATGCCTTCCGTCAGTTTGTCATCGGGGTTACCGGCTTCGCTAAACAGGAGGAGATTACGGGCTTCTTCACCAACACGACGGACCAATTTATGGGGTCCAACTCAATCACGGACTCCCACATCTCCACCATCACGGACACCATCCTGATGCTGCAGTACGTTGAGATTCGAGGCGAGATGTCTCGAGCCATCAACGTCTTCAAGATGCGGGGATCCTGGCATGACAAAGCCATTCGGGAATACACTATCAGCGAGGATGGACCGGAAATCAAAGACTCCTTCCGGAACTTCGAGGGGATTATCAGTGGTTCCCCCACCCGGGTTACGGTCAGTGAAAAGACAGAGCTATCCCGGATTGTCAAAGGGGTGCAGGAGAAAATTGGTGAGGATGGGGAGACTCTAAAGGGGATCTCTCAAGAAGGGATCAACCCATCCTAG
- a CDS encoding PHB depolymerase family esterase, whose translation MGKLTSSMINGMIGAIVLPGFVACAEAKPVLRSGTTNGILSVGNLKRTYRIHLPPRYDDKTRLPLVIVLHGFGGNGRNGLEQGKWIEKSEREGFLVVGPEGVLKQPGQRESFLRNPRSWNSGPKETPAAVRQVDDVGFMRALIDHLLATGWVDENRIYVTGFSNGAAMTFRVGLELSDRIAAIAPVSNTLLVQPQPLQRPVSLLLLFGTADPINPMTGGQVTRSGQTITRPAAIDSWKTWAQLLQCPAEPQIIYDRDGVKGRAFRPCTADAEALFYTVEGMGHVWPGGRNYLPERTIGKSSNAIDATDLIWEFFRRHPKKQIRASLGIGL comes from the coding sequence ATGGGCAAACTCACCAGCAGTATGATCAATGGCATGATTGGGGCTATTGTGCTCCCCGGATTCGTTGCCTGTGCTGAGGCAAAGCCTGTGTTGCGATCGGGCACGACTAACGGGATCCTGTCGGTTGGGAATCTGAAACGCACCTACCGGATTCACCTACCCCCCCGCTATGACGATAAGACTCGGTTGCCCTTGGTGATTGTCCTCCATGGCTTTGGCGGGAATGGCCGTAATGGTTTGGAGCAGGGCAAATGGATTGAAAAGTCTGAGCGTGAGGGCTTTCTGGTGGTGGGTCCAGAAGGGGTTCTCAAGCAGCCTGGTCAGCGTGAAAGCTTCTTGAGAAACCCCCGTTCCTGGAATAGTGGTCCGAAAGAAACACCAGCCGCCGTCCGTCAGGTTGATGATGTTGGCTTTATGCGAGCCCTGATCGACCACCTCCTGGCAACAGGTTGGGTGGATGAAAACCGCATTTATGTCACAGGGTTTTCCAATGGGGCAGCCATGACCTTTCGTGTTGGCCTGGAGTTGTCCGATCGGATCGCTGCCATCGCCCCTGTCTCCAATACCCTGCTGGTCCAGCCCCAGCCATTGCAGCGACCGGTTTCCCTGCTCCTGCTGTTTGGTACTGCTGACCCAATCAACCCGATGACTGGGGGGCAAGTGACCCGATCGGGCCAGACCATCACCCGGCCTGCTGCAATTGACAGTTGGAAAACCTGGGCGCAGCTCCTGCAATGTCCAGCAGAGCCCCAGATCATTTACGATCGCGATGGGGTCAAGGGCAGAGCCTTCCGGCCCTGTACCGCTGATGCAGAAGCCCTGTTTTACACCGTTGAGGGGATGGGGCATGTCTGGCCGGGGGGGCGCAATTACCTGCCAGAGCGCACAATTGGGAAAAGCTCGAATGCGATCGATGCCACAGACCTGATCTGGGAATTTTTCCGCCGCCATCCGAAAAAACAGATCAGGGCCTCTCTGGGAATCGGGCTGTAA
- a CDS encoding GTPase — protein MVRLKFWQWMVLALPIVSIISFVLIAAGIQIQAWGLSWIWALLILVFVGWRWLLVHWTRPLITQVEAVVAEVNQELEVSRADKTALLPDSDPTRQAEAILHHLLVSAQADLPIWEDWPTFWQRCQYLVREIAHLYHPEVKYPLLNIYVPQAATLLRGTVDDLAQWLHKLSPVLNQVTLGQAVQTYEVYRQLEPSARKLWQVWNWAQWLLNPAAALARQVSQRSGNQANQQLLVNLSQLLREAALRNLCRQAIGLYSGTTLPPSLASPAPPPAKTQTLQTILAQAEPSDEIGPQPVQILLVGRTGAGKSSLINTLFQSEQAAVDVLPNTDQIQSYRWQVSSGQELVLWDTPGYQPLNRPDLQEQVLDHLTQADVLLLATPALDPALQMDIDFLQKLRAQVADLPTIVIVTQVDRLRPMREWQPPYDWQWGDRPKEVAIREATQYRIQQLGDWCDRVLPLVAADGTTGRIAWGDDVLAATLIEVMDPARQIRLARFLRDREARAIAAAQIIDHYTFQMTTTQGLTAFLKSPVLQFLSTLITGSPSLAYLLAEQIPMEQLPIVIGKLQMAYDLFSLLSPDGSNPGSFDLLSLWPLLLENPEPPDRNAWAFGHALVEYWTQQLTVGQLQARFEDYLRQS, from the coding sequence ATGGTCCGACTCAAGTTCTGGCAATGGATGGTGCTGGCCCTGCCGATCGTCAGCATCATCTCCTTCGTCCTGATCGCTGCCGGAATTCAGATTCAGGCCTGGGGCCTGAGCTGGATCTGGGCTTTATTGATCCTGGTGTTTGTCGGCTGGCGCTGGTTACTCGTCCATTGGACCCGTCCCCTGATCACCCAGGTTGAAGCCGTCGTGGCTGAAGTCAACCAGGAACTGGAAGTCTCCAGGGCTGACAAGACCGCCCTGCTCCCAGACAGCGACCCGACCCGCCAGGCCGAAGCTATTCTCCACCATCTCCTGGTTTCAGCCCAGGCTGATCTTCCGATCTGGGAAGACTGGCCCACTTTCTGGCAACGCTGTCAGTATCTGGTTAGAGAAATCGCCCATCTCTACCATCCAGAAGTCAAATATCCCCTGCTCAATATCTACGTGCCCCAGGCTGCCACACTGCTACGGGGCACAGTCGATGATCTGGCTCAGTGGCTGCACAAGTTGTCTCCCGTTCTGAATCAAGTTACCCTTGGGCAGGCTGTCCAGACCTACGAGGTCTATCGCCAGTTGGAACCCTCTGCCCGCAAACTCTGGCAGGTCTGGAATTGGGCTCAGTGGCTCTTGAATCCAGCGGCAGCCTTGGCTCGTCAGGTCAGCCAACGATCGGGCAACCAGGCCAATCAGCAGCTTCTGGTCAACCTCAGCCAGCTTCTGCGGGAAGCCGCCCTGCGGAATCTATGTCGGCAGGCGATCGGGCTTTACAGTGGCACCACCCTGCCCCCTAGTTTGGCCTCACCTGCTCCACCGCCAGCCAAAACCCAGACCTTACAAACGATCCTGGCCCAGGCAGAGCCATCGGATGAGATCGGGCCGCAACCCGTTCAGATTTTGCTGGTTGGGCGCACGGGCGCGGGCAAAAGCAGCCTGATCAATACCCTGTTTCAGTCAGAACAAGCTGCTGTAGATGTGCTACCCAACACTGATCAAATTCAGAGTTACCGCTGGCAGGTGAGTAGCGGCCAAGAACTGGTCCTGTGGGATACACCAGGCTATCAGCCCCTAAACCGCCCCGACCTCCAAGAGCAGGTGTTGGACCATCTCACCCAGGCTGATGTACTTCTGCTGGCCACACCAGCTCTAGATCCCGCTCTACAGATGGATATCGACTTCTTGCAAAAACTCCGAGCGCAAGTTGCCGATTTGCCCACGATCGTGATTGTGACTCAGGTTGATCGGCTGCGGCCCATGCGGGAGTGGCAGCCTCCCTACGACTGGCAGTGGGGCGATCGACCGAAGGAAGTGGCCATCCGGGAAGCCACCCAGTATCGAATTCAACAGTTGGGGGATTGGTGCGATCGGGTGCTACCTCTGGTTGCAGCCGATGGAACGACGGGACGAATTGCTTGGGGGGACGATGTCCTGGCTGCGACTCTGATAGAGGTCATGGATCCGGCCAGACAGATTCGGTTGGCTCGCTTTCTCCGCGATCGGGAAGCCCGAGCGATCGCAGCCGCCCAAATCATTGATCACTATACCTTTCAGATGACCACGACCCAGGGATTAACCGCCTTTCTGAAGAGTCCGGTGCTACAGTTCCTGTCTACCCTGATCACGGGTTCTCCCAGTTTGGCCTATCTGCTGGCCGAACAAATTCCGATGGAACAATTGCCGATCGTGATTGGCAAACTCCAGATGGCCTATGACCTGTTCTCCCTGCTCAGTCCCGACGGTTCGAATCCTGGCAGCTTTGACCTGCTTAGCCTCTGGCCCCTGTTGCTAGAAAATCCGGAACCCCCCGATCGCAATGCCTGGGCTTTTGGCCATGCCCTGGTTGAATACTGGACCCAACAGCTCACAGTAGGGCAACTGCAAGCCCGTTTCGAAGATTACCTCCGACAAAGTTGA